A region from the Pelobates fuscus isolate aPelFus1 chromosome 3, aPelFus1.pri, whole genome shotgun sequence genome encodes:
- the LOC134603235 gene encoding transient receptor potential cation channel subfamily M member 7-like isoform X2 — protein MSQKSWIDNTFTKRECNYIIPSSKDPHRCLPGCQICQQLVRCCCGRLVRQHACFTASVAMKYSDLKLGENLNEEAQEWSVENNTEESPTDAYGVINFQGGSHSYRAKYIRLSFDSKPETILQLLLKEWQMELPKLLISVHGGTQKFELHPRIKQLIGKGLIKAAVTTGAWIITGGVNAGVAKHVGDALKEHASRSSRKICTIGIAPWGLIENRNDLIGRDVTAPYQTLLNPLSKLNVLNNMHSHFILVDDGTVGKDGAEVHLRRELEKTINLQRIHARIGQGVPVVALIFEGNPNVIVTVLNYLQESPPVPVVVCEGTGRAADILAYVHKQTEEDGTLPEGADSEIISTIKKTFNFSQSEAIHLFHTVMECMKSKELVSHPSNVQIYKLLK, from the exons ATG TCCCAGAAATCTTGGATAGACAATACATTCACCAAGAGGGAATGCAACTATATAATTCCAAGCTCAAAGGACCCACACag ATGCCTTCCAGGATGTCAGATTTGCCAGCAACTTGTGAg ATGCTGCTGCGGCCGTTtggtcagacagcatgcatgctTCACAGCGAGCGTGGCCATGAAATACTCCGATCTGAAACTAGGTGAAAATTTAAATGAAGAGGCACAAGAGTGGTCGGTTGAAAATAATACAGAAGAAAGCCCGACAGATGCATATGGTGTTATAAACTTTCAAGGTGGTTCTCATTCATACAGAGCAAAG TATATTAGATTGTCTTTTGACTCTAAGCCCGAAACCATCCTACAGCTGCTATTAAAAGAATGGCAAATGGAATTACCCAAACTCTTGATTTCCGTACATGGCGGAACGCAAAAATTTGAGCTTCACCCACGCATCAAACAATTAATTGGCAAAGGTCTAATCAAAGCAGCAGTGACCACAGGAGCCTGGATAATAACTGGAGGAGTTAATGCTG gaGTTGCAAAACATGTTGGAGATGCACTTAAAGAGCACGCATCGAGATCATCCCGAAAGATATGCACAATTGGTATAGCTCCTTGGGGATTAATTGAAAACCGTAATGATCTAATTGGAAGAGAT GTTACTGCTCCATACCAAACTCTGCTTAACCCTCTGAGCAAACTGAATGTCCTGAATAACATGCATTCTCACTTCATATTGGTGGATGATGGCACAGTTGGGAAGGACGGAGCAGAAGTGCACTTAAGGAGGGAGTTGGAAAAAACTATAAACTTGCAGCGTATACATGCAC gtATTGGCCAGGGTGTACCTGTAGTTGCACTGATATTTGAAGGAAACCCCAATGTTATTGTCACTGTGCTAAACTATCTTCAGGAAAGTCCACCTGTTCCCGTTGTAGTATGTGAAGGAACTGGAAGAGCTGCTGATATATTGGCTTACGTGCATAAACAAACTGAAGAAGATGG GACCCTTCCAGAGGGTGCTGACTCAGAAATAATTTCAACAATCAAAAAAACCTTCAACTTCAGCCAGTCAGAAGCAATTCATCTTTTCCACACTGTGATGGAGTGTATGAAGAGCAAGGAACTT gTCTCCCACCCAAGCAATGTACAAATCTATAAGCTGCTTAAATGA